DNA from Clostridia bacterium:
TATGTTGGTAACAGGATATCCGGCAAGTATACCTTCATTTAAAGCCTCGCGAATACCCTTCTCCACTGCGGGGATGTATTGTTTCGGAACTGCCCCACCAAAAATTGTTTCCTCAAAGGCAAACTCCTGATCAGCCAAAGGTTCAACATCAATAAACACATGTCCGTATTGTCCGTGTCCACCAGTCTGCTTTTTGTGTTTCCCCTCTACCCGTTTTACTGGAATGCGGATGGTTTCCCGATACGGAACTTTGGGTGACGACTGGGTAACCTCAACCCCGAACTTTCGTTGCAGCCTCTCAAGGGTAATGTCTAGATGCATTTCTCCCATACCTAGAAGCAAGGTCTCTTTAGTTTCTAAGTTTTTTTCTACTTTTAGAGTGTTATCCTCCTCTAGAAGTTTTGCCAGGGCGTTGCTGAGCTTATCCTCGTCACCCTTTGTTTTTGGTTTTATGGCGATAGCTAAGTTGGGTTCAGGAAAATCAATCCCTTCAAAGACTCTCTGATTACCCTTGCTGGTTAAAGTCTCACCTGTACTAGTCGCTTGCAGTTTAGCTACAGCACCGATATCTCCAGGGCCAAGTAGATCTACCGGGAATTGGTTTTTACCCTGCATAACCAAAATTTGGCCCACCTTCTCCTCGGTCTGCTTGTTCGAATTCAAGACCAGGCTATCTGAACGCATAACCCCTTCAATGACCTTAAAGAAAGTCAACCTGCCTACATATGGATCGGAAAGGGTCTTAAAAGTCAGGGCTCCCAATGGTTTTTCGGCTATGGATTTGGCCTCCTCGGGACTGCTAATTGGGGGAGGTAAGAGATCAATTATGGACTGCAACAAAGCACCTATCCCTATATTGTTGAGGGCCGAGCCGCAGAAAACTGGAACAACCTTTCCTTGGGCTACCCCCTTGTGCAGTCCTAGGGCCAACTCATCAGGCGACAACCTTTCTCCCTCTAAATATTTTTCCAATAGGTCATCATCGCTTTCGGCTGCGGCCTCAGCCAATTGTTCTTGATACTGACTAACTTGTTCAGCATAATCGTTGGGTATTGACGTTTCTACTGGTTTGGAGCCAGAACCGGGTTCATAAATTAAGGCTTTCCCGGTCAGCAAATCTATAGTTCCGCAGAAGTCACCAGCTTCGCCTATGGGGATATGAACAGGTACGATATCTCGGGATAGGCGCTCACGCATATTGGCGAGAACATTAAAGAAATTGGCATTTTCGCGGTCCATCTTATTGATAAAGGCAACAATCGGGAGTCTCCTTTCATCCGCCATTTCCCAGATGACCTCAGTCTGGACTTCTACCCCGGCTACTGCTGACACTACAAAAACTAATCCTTCTACCACGCGTAGGGCAGCAATGACATCGCCTACGAAATCGGAATACCCTGGGGTATCCAGGACGTTTAGCTTATGGTTATTCCATTCAAAGGATGCCGGTACAGTGTGAATTGTAACTTTTCGTTTGATCTCCTCGGGGAAATAATCGGTTACAGTATTTCCTTCATCTACTTTACCCAATCGCTTAGTGGCTCCAGCACAAAACAGTAGCGCTTCAGTTAAAGAAGTCTTGCCGGCACCACCATGGGCTACAACTGCTAGATTACGTATGTGGTAGCTATCAAATGCCTTCATGGGACTCCTCCTTAAAACCATTCTTGTTACTTATATTTTTGTTCTCTTACCGAAAATCCTTTTTGTAAAAGCAAAGGTTAGAGGCCTTATGCACTATCTTCCTACTCGCTAGTTTTTCCAAATGACCCATATTTAGCATGTAGTTGCTATTCAAAGGCATACCTTCTTATCAAGACAGGGAGGTTTTTCAATGAAGGCGTCTGATTCTCTTACTTACAATACCATCATTCTAACTACCGCAGGCTTGATAAACCGCATTCTAGGGTTCGGATTTAGAATTATAATTGTCCGACTGCTTGGCCCAGAGATAGTAGGCCTCTATGAGCAAGTTTTTTCAGCATTTACGGTAGTTTTGGTACTTAGTACAGCTGGGTTACCCACTGGTATTGCCAAGATAGTGGCCCAAGAGACCGCATTGGGTCATTCCCGCCGAGCATGGCATTCCTTTTTGGTTGCCACAGTTTTGGTATCAGTGTCAAGCTTACTCCTGACTGTCCCTTGTATCATGTTCAACCGACTTCTAACTCAGGTTTTTGCTGACTCTCGAGTGAGCCTCGCATTACTAATAGCTTGCATTGCCGTTCCGGTGGTAGCAGCTTCTTCCTGCGTTCGCGCTTTGTTTCAGGGCCTAAACAATATGATTGTTCCTGTGCTTGCTCAAATCAGTGAACAAGTTCTCCGCATCATCGTGTCCCTTTACTTAGCTCTCCAGTTAGGGGTATTAGGGCCCAGCCTTGCGGCTGCAGGGCTAGCAATCGGTCTTCTGATTGGAGAAGCTTCTGGCCTAGTCTTGATGTTATTACTAGGTCACGGTGAAATAGCTAAGCTCTATCGCACAGCTAAACCTACCCTTAATAGTTCCTCGCACGGGGTGGTTGGACAATTACTATCCTTTGCTGCACCAGTCGGGCTAGTCAAAATCATCGCCTCAATCCTTTTACTGGCCCAGTCAATCATCATCCCTTGGCGTTTACAGGCTTGCGGCCTTTCTGGCGCTGAGTCGATTCAGCTTTTTGGACAGCTTTCAGGAGCTGCCTTGGTCTTGATCAATCTCCCTTCAGTATTAACATTTGCTATGTCCACTGCTTTGCTCTCTGGCATTTCCAAGACCGCGGCTTCAGGCCGCTCTACATTGCTCCGAGCTCGCATTACCGAAGCGGTTAGGCTTACCATGATCATAGGTCTACCCGTAGCCGCTTTCCTCTTCTTTGCTGCTGACCCGCTGTGCGACGTGGTTTTTCGCTTGCCCCAAGCTGGCACTTTGCTCCAGCTACTGGCGCCTGCTGCACCCTTTTTCTATTTGGAACATGTTACAGGTGCAATTCTTGAAGGGCTTGGAGCGGTTCGACCCGTGCTTGCTAACCGCCTGGCTGGTTATGGTATAACCCTTATAGGACTGTATACACTTACCTCTTTGCCAGGATTAGGGATACATGGCTCCGCCGTTTCCATAAGTATGGGCTGGTTAGTTATTGCCCTCCTGGATCTCACAATCCTGCACCAGATGGATCACGCACCGAACTGGCACTTGCTGGCTATTAAGCCCCTGATTGCCACCTTCGGCACAGCCACAGCAATTTATGCCGCAAGGCAGCTGTTGTCACCCGCCACCGTTGATTTGTTTCTTTTTCTTGCCATTACTTCAGTGGCGGCCATAACCATCTACTGTGGTATACTAGTGCTGTTGGGTGAACTTACGTGGGACGATCTACGGCGCATTCCCGGCCTGAACCACCTACCCATCCCCAGATAGAGCTGAGTAGCCCCTCTAGGTTCAATTTCCTAAGATAGTTACTCATGGTTGAATCGGTCAAGTTCAGATGAATCGGCGTTACCGAAACAAAACCATTTCGAATGGCAAATACGTCTGATTCCTCTTCATCCAGGCTGTCTACAACCTGGCCTGCCAACCAAAAATAGGCTCGGCCTCTAGGATCTACTCGGCG
Protein-coding regions in this window:
- the fusA gene encoding elongation factor G, with the translated sequence MKAFDSYHIRNLAVVAHGGAGKTSLTEALLFCAGATKRLGKVDEGNTVTDYFPEEIKRKVTIHTVPASFEWNNHKLNVLDTPGYSDFVGDVIAALRVVEGLVFVVSAVAGVEVQTEVIWEMADERRLPIVAFINKMDRENANFFNVLANMRERLSRDIVPVHIPIGEAGDFCGTIDLLTGKALIYEPGSGSKPVETSIPNDYAEQVSQYQEQLAEAAAESDDDLLEKYLEGERLSPDELALGLHKGVAQGKVVPVFCGSALNNIGIGALLQSIIDLLPPPISSPEEAKSIAEKPLGALTFKTLSDPYVGRLTFFKVIEGVMRSDSLVLNSNKQTEEKVGQILVMQGKNQFPVDLLGPGDIGAVAKLQATSTGETLTSKGNQRVFEGIDFPEPNLAIAIKPKTKGDEDKLSNALAKLLEEDNTLKVEKNLETKETLLLGMGEMHLDITLERLQRKFGVEVTQSSPKVPYRETIRIPVKRVEGKHKKQTGGHGQYGHVFIDVEPLADQEFAFEETIFGGAVPKQYIPAVEKGIREALNEGILAGYPVTNIKVTLVDGSYHPVDSSEMAFKIAAALALRKALEQAKPVLLEPIANVEIRVPEQFMGDIIGDLNSKRGRILGMEPDGKMQLIRAQVPMAEMYRYAIDLKAITQGRGQFHMEFGQYEEAPSNVAEKVIEEARKAKQG
- a CDS encoding polysaccharide biosynthesis protein; translated protein: MKASDSLTYNTIILTTAGLINRILGFGFRIIIVRLLGPEIVGLYEQVFSAFTVVLVLSTAGLPTGIAKIVAQETALGHSRRAWHSFLVATVLVSVSSLLLTVPCIMFNRLLTQVFADSRVSLALLIACIAVPVVAASSCVRALFQGLNNMIVPVLAQISEQVLRIIVSLYLALQLGVLGPSLAAAGLAIGLLIGEASGLVLMLLLGHGEIAKLYRTAKPTLNSSSHGVVGQLLSFAAPVGLVKIIASILLLAQSIIIPWRLQACGLSGAESIQLFGQLSGAALVLINLPSVLTFAMSTALLSGISKTAASGRSTLLRARITEAVRLTMIIGLPVAAFLFFAADPLCDVVFRLPQAGTLLQLLAPAAPFFYLEHVTGAILEGLGAVRPVLANRLAGYGITLIGLYTLTSLPGLGIHGSAVSISMGWLVIALLDLTILHQMDHAPNWHLLAIKPLIATFGTATAIYAARQLLSPATVDLFLFLAITSVAAITIYCGILVLLGELTWDDLRRIPGLNHLPIPR